One Mycobacterium sp. SMC-4 DNA window includes the following coding sequences:
- a CDS encoding AAA family ATPase, producing MLETVAIRGYRSLRDIVVPLRRLTVIAGANGAGKSSLYRALRLLADCGRGEVIASLAREGGVESALWAGPESLGAARRTGIAEGGPRARHVSIELGYASDDFGYLIDLGLPQNRQTAFHRDPEIKRELVFAGPVARPAATLVRRVRSHVEIAGDTPGRFDELARNLAPHRSVLNDWAGATPELTQVRERLRDWRFYDGFRADSGAPARRPQVGTRTPVLADDGSDLAAAVQTILETGTEDLAHMVAAALDGATVSVSVNDGLFDLLLHQRGMLRPLRSAELSDGTLRFLLWATALLSPEPPSLMVLNEPETSLHPELVAPLAGLITAAAERAQIVVVTHSARLRQELGAGPIGSDTQAWEIELVKDWGETTVGGQQLLTTPRWDWGSR from the coding sequence ATGCTCGAGACAGTGGCGATCCGCGGCTACCGCTCGCTGCGCGACATCGTGGTGCCGTTGCGCCGACTGACCGTCATCGCCGGCGCCAATGGTGCGGGCAAGTCGTCGCTGTATCGCGCGCTGCGGCTGTTGGCCGACTGCGGGCGCGGAGAGGTCATCGCGTCGCTGGCCCGGGAAGGGGGTGTGGAGTCGGCGCTGTGGGCCGGTCCGGAGAGCCTCGGTGCGGCCCGTCGCACCGGCATCGCCGAGGGCGGACCGCGCGCCCGTCATGTCTCGATCGAACTCGGCTACGCCAGCGACGATTTCGGCTATCTGATTGATCTCGGCCTCCCCCAGAACCGTCAGACCGCGTTCCACCGCGACCCGGAGATCAAGCGCGAACTGGTTTTCGCCGGTCCGGTGGCCCGTCCGGCGGCGACGCTGGTACGCCGGGTGCGTTCGCATGTCGAGATCGCCGGCGATACCCCCGGCAGGTTCGACGAGCTGGCGCGCAACCTGGCGCCGCACCGCAGCGTGCTCAACGACTGGGCAGGTGCCACCCCGGAGCTGACACAGGTGCGGGAGCGCCTGCGGGATTGGCGGTTCTATGACGGCTTCCGCGCCGACAGCGGCGCACCGGCGCGTCGCCCGCAGGTGGGTACCCGCACACCGGTGCTGGCCGACGACGGCTCGGACCTGGCCGCGGCGGTCCAGACCATCCTGGAGACCGGCACCGAGGATCTGGCACACATGGTGGCGGCGGCACTCGATGGCGCAACGGTTTCGGTGTCGGTCAACGACGGACTGTTCGACCTGCTGCTCCACCAGCGCGGCATGCTGCGACCGTTGCGCAGCGCTGAACTGTCCGACGGCACACTGCGATTCCTGCTCTGGGCTACCGCGCTGCTGAGCCCGGAGCCGCCCTCGCTGATGGTGCTCAACGAACCGGAGACCTCGTTGCACCCCGAACTGGTGGCGCCGCTGGCCGGGTTGATCACCGCGGCGGCCGAACGGGCCCAAATCGTCGTCGTCACCCATTCGGCGCGGTTGCGTCAAGAACTCGGCGCCGGCCCG
- a CDS encoding DNA polymerase IV — protein MTQDCDGWILHVDLDQFLAAVEVRRNPDLAGRPVIVGGNGDPTEPRKVVACASYEARAYGVRAGMPLRTAARRCHEAVFLASDSAAYDAASEQVMTLLRDFGHPVEVWGWDEAYLGAQVPTLHEAVDLAQRLRTVIGAQTALSCSVGISDNKQRAKVATGFAKPAGIHVLTDENWMTTMGDRPVDELWGVGPKTAKKLAAMGISTVAQLADTDAGVLTAAFGPTTGLWILLLAKGGGDSTVSAQPWVARSRSHVVTFAEDLTDPHEMAEAVADLARRTLAEVVEQRRTVTRVAVTVRTKTFYTRTKIRKLATPGTDADVVVATAVELLGMFALDRPVRLLGVRLELAMNESGSERVGVGVGR, from the coding sequence ATGACCCAGGACTGCGACGGCTGGATCCTGCACGTCGACCTCGACCAGTTCCTGGCAGCCGTCGAAGTGCGGCGGAACCCGGATCTTGCCGGGCGCCCGGTGATCGTCGGAGGCAACGGCGACCCGACCGAACCGCGTAAGGTCGTCGCCTGCGCCTCTTACGAGGCCCGCGCGTACGGCGTCCGGGCAGGCATGCCATTGCGCACCGCGGCCCGCCGGTGCCACGAAGCCGTCTTTCTCGCATCCGACTCCGCAGCCTATGACGCCGCATCCGAGCAGGTGATGACACTGCTTCGGGATTTCGGACACCCCGTGGAGGTCTGGGGCTGGGACGAGGCCTACCTCGGCGCGCAGGTACCGACACTGCACGAGGCCGTCGATCTCGCCCAGCGCCTTCGCACGGTGATCGGCGCGCAGACCGCGCTGTCCTGCTCTGTGGGTATCAGTGACAACAAGCAACGGGCCAAAGTCGCCACCGGTTTCGCCAAACCGGCCGGCATCCACGTGCTCACCGATGAGAACTGGATGACGACGATGGGCGACCGGCCCGTCGACGAGCTCTGGGGAGTCGGCCCGAAAACCGCGAAGAAGCTTGCCGCAATGGGCATCAGCACGGTCGCGCAATTGGCCGACACCGACGCCGGGGTGCTCACCGCCGCGTTCGGTCCGACGACCGGGCTGTGGATCTTGTTGCTGGCCAAGGGGGGTGGCGACAGCACCGTCAGTGCGCAGCCGTGGGTGGCACGGTCGCGCAGCCACGTCGTCACCTTTGCCGAGGACTTGACGGACCCGCACGAGATGGCAGAGGCAGTCGCCGACCTGGCGCGCCGCACCTTGGCCGAGGTCGTCGAACAGCGCCGCACCGTCACCCGCGTCGCGGTCACCGTTCGCACCAAGACCTTCTACACCCGAACCAAGATTCGCAAACTTGCCACCCCCGGTACCGACGCCGACGTCGTGGTGGCCACCGCCGTCGAACTGCTGGGCATGTTCGCGTTGGACCGACCGGTGCGGTTATTGGGTGTGCGCCTGGAGCTGGCGATGAACGAATCCGGCAGTGAGCGCGTCGGAGTCGGTGTCGGCCGTTAA
- a CDS encoding helix-turn-helix domain-containing protein — translation MLEPVPVAGKNLIAAPVERGDAARNRGLLLDAARRLIAERGADAVTTDEIVAAAGVGKGTLFRRFGSRAGLMNVLLDENEKAHQHALLFGPPPLGPGAPALERLLAYGRERLAFVDAHYALLADVGRDPLMRFNAPMALHHSHVRVLLRAAGTTGDLDAQAAALLALLDAGYVRYQTTERGRTLADLGDAWESVARKLCGT, via the coding sequence CTGCTGGAGCCGGTGCCGGTGGCCGGCAAGAATCTGATCGCCGCTCCGGTCGAGCGTGGCGACGCCGCGCGAAATCGGGGTCTGCTGCTGGACGCGGCCCGGCGTCTGATCGCCGAGCGGGGCGCCGACGCGGTGACCACCGACGAGATCGTGGCCGCTGCCGGGGTGGGCAAGGGCACGCTGTTTCGCAGGTTCGGCAGCCGGGCCGGATTGATGAACGTGCTGCTCGACGAGAACGAGAAGGCCCACCAGCACGCGCTGCTGTTCGGACCGCCCCCGCTGGGCCCCGGCGCCCCGGCATTGGAGCGCCTCTTGGCCTACGGGCGCGAGCGGCTGGCCTTCGTCGACGCGCACTACGCGCTGCTCGCCGACGTCGGTCGTGACCCGCTGATGCGGTTCAACGCACCGATGGCCCTGCACCACAGTCACGTCCGCGTGCTGTTGCGCGCCGCCGGAACCACCGGCGATCTCGACGCCCAGGCCGCGGCACTGCTGGCGCTGCTCGATGCCGGCTACGTCCGCTACCAGACCACCGAACGCGGCCGCACCCTGGCCGACCTCGGCGATGCGTGGGAATCGGTGGCACGCAAGCTGTGTGGGACATGA
- a CDS encoding NAD(P)H-dependent oxidoreductase, giving the protein MPDNSVLVLVGSLRAASVNRQLAELAVEYAPAGTTFEWFDRLAELPFYNEDLDNDAVAEPVAALREAAARAGGALVITPEYNGSIPGVLKNAIDWLSRPWGDSALKDKPLAVVGAALGRYGGQWAHDETRKSFGIAGPRVLEDVALSIHTPTLDDKHPRETAEVVDQLKDVIGKLISEIG; this is encoded by the coding sequence ATGCCGGACAACTCCGTACTGGTCCTGGTGGGCAGCCTGCGCGCAGCATCGGTCAACCGCCAACTCGCCGAACTCGCCGTCGAGTACGCGCCGGCCGGAACCACCTTCGAGTGGTTCGATCGGCTGGCTGAACTGCCGTTCTACAACGAAGACCTCGACAACGACGCGGTCGCCGAACCGGTGGCGGCGCTGCGCGAGGCTGCAGCGCGGGCCGGAGGTGCGCTGGTCATCACTCCGGAGTACAACGGCAGCATCCCCGGTGTGCTCAAGAATGCGATCGACTGGCTGTCACGGCCATGGGGTGACAGCGCACTCAAGGACAAGCCGCTCGCTGTCGTGGGCGCCGCGCTCGGACGCTATGGCGGCCAGTGGGCCCACGACGAAACTCGCAAGTCGTTCGGCATCGCCGGCCCCCGGGTGCTCGAGGACGTGGCGTTGTCGATCCATACTCCGACGCTCGACGACAAGCATCCTCGTGAGACGGCCGAGGTCGTCGACCAGTTGAAGGATGTCATCGGCAAGCTCATCAGCGAGATCGGTTGA
- the nrdH gene encoding glutaredoxin-like protein NrdH, with protein MTQPTVTVYTKPACVQCNATYKALDKQGIAYEVVDISVDHEARDYVMALGYLQAPVVVVGNEHWSGFRPDRIKALAGAAAVTA; from the coding sequence ATGACACAGCCCACCGTCACCGTGTACACGAAACCGGCCTGCGTTCAGTGCAACGCCACGTACAAGGCGCTCGACAAGCAGGGCATCGCCTACGAGGTCGTCGACATCTCGGTCGACCACGAGGCGCGTGACTACGTGATGGCTCTGGGCTATCTGCAGGCTCCGGTCGTGGTGGTCGGCAACGAGCACTGGTCGGGCTTCCGTCCGGACCGGATCAAAGCGCTGGCCGGCGCCGCCGCAGTCACCGCGTAG
- the nrdI gene encoding class Ib ribonucleoside-diphosphate reductase assembly flavoprotein NrdI produces MSNLVYFSSVSENTHRFVQKLEIPAVRIPLKERILVDEPYVLVVPTYGGGHANGPDPDRGGYVPKQVIAFLNNEHNRSLIRGVIAAGNTNFGAEFGYAGVVISRKCGVPFLYRFELMGTTDDVFAVRQGLTDFWADARKEQTCHQPSQLQNL; encoded by the coding sequence GTGAGCAACCTCGTCTACTTCTCCAGCGTGTCGGAGAACACCCATCGTTTTGTACAGAAGCTCGAAATTCCTGCCGTCCGGATCCCGCTGAAGGAACGGATCCTGGTCGACGAGCCGTATGTACTCGTCGTCCCCACCTACGGTGGCGGGCACGCCAACGGTCCTGATCCTGACCGCGGGGGTTATGTCCCCAAGCAGGTGATCGCCTTCCTCAACAACGAACACAACCGGTCGTTGATCCGCGGCGTCATCGCCGCGGGCAACACCAATTTCGGCGCCGAGTTCGGGTACGCGGGGGTCGTCATCTCCCGCAAGTGCGGCGTCCCGTTTCTGTACCGCTTCGAATTGATGGGCACCACGGACGACGTCTTCGCCGTACGCCAGGGCCTGACCGATTTTTGGGCCGACGCCCGGAAGGAACAGACGTGTCACCAACCGTCACAGCTGCAGAACCTGTAA
- the nrdE gene encoding class 1b ribonucleoside-diphosphate reductase subunit alpha yields MLNLYDADGKIQFDKDVLAAREYFLQHVNQNTVFFHSQDEKLDYLIEKEYYEREVLDQYSRNFVKTLLDRAYAKKFRFPTFLGAFKYYTSYTLKTFDGKRYLERFEDRVVMVALTLAAGDNTLAEKLVDEIIDGRFQPATPTFLNSGKKQRGEPVSCFLLRIEDNMESIGRSINSALQLSKRGGGVALLLTNIREHGAPIKNIENQSSGVIPIMKLLEDSFSYANQLGARQGAGAVYLHAHHPDIYRFLDTKRENADEKIRIKTLSLGVVIPDITFELAKKNEDMYLFSPYDVERVYGVPFADISVTEKYYEMVDDSRIRKTKIKAREFFQTLAELQFESGYPYIMYEDTVNRANPIDGKITHSNLCSEILQVSTPSEFNDDLSYKKIGKDISCNLGSLNIAKAMDSPDFAQTIEVSIRALTAVSDQTHITSVPSIEQGNNESHAIGLGQMNLHGYLARERIMYGSEEGVDFTNIYFYTVLYHALRASNRIAIERGTAFGGFEKSKYKSGEFFDKYTEQVWEPKTDRVRRLFADAGIRIPTQEDWNRLKASVQEHGIYNQNLQAVPPTGSISYINNSTSSIHPVASKIEIRKEGKIGRVYYPAPYLTNDNLEYYQDAYEIGYEKIIDTYAAATQHVDQGLSLTLFFKDTATTRDVNKAQIYAWRKGIKTLYYIRLRQMALEGTEVEGCVSCML; encoded by the coding sequence ATGCTGAATCTGTACGACGCCGACGGCAAGATTCAGTTCGACAAGGATGTGCTGGCTGCGCGTGAGTACTTCCTGCAGCACGTCAACCAGAACACCGTCTTCTTCCACAGCCAGGACGAGAAACTCGACTACCTGATCGAGAAGGAGTACTACGAGCGTGAGGTGCTCGACCAGTACTCGCGCAACTTCGTCAAGACACTGCTCGATCGGGCCTACGCCAAGAAGTTCCGGTTCCCGACCTTCCTCGGTGCGTTCAAGTACTACACGTCCTACACGCTCAAGACATTCGACGGGAAGCGTTACCTCGAGCGGTTCGAGGATCGCGTCGTCATGGTTGCTCTGACGCTGGCCGCGGGGGACAACACACTGGCCGAGAAGCTCGTCGACGAAATCATCGACGGTCGTTTCCAGCCGGCCACCCCGACATTCCTCAACTCGGGCAAGAAGCAGCGCGGCGAACCGGTCAGCTGCTTTCTGCTGCGCATCGAGGACAACATGGAATCGATCGGTCGCTCCATCAACTCGGCGTTGCAGCTGTCCAAGCGCGGAGGCGGGGTGGCATTGCTGCTGACCAACATTCGTGAGCACGGCGCACCGATCAAGAACATCGAGAACCAGAGCTCGGGCGTCATCCCGATCATGAAGCTACTCGAGGACTCGTTCTCCTATGCCAACCAGCTCGGGGCCCGGCAGGGGGCGGGTGCGGTGTACCTGCACGCCCACCATCCCGACATCTACCGCTTCCTGGACACCAAGCGGGAGAACGCCGACGAGAAGATCCGGATCAAGACCCTCAGCCTGGGGGTGGTGATCCCGGACATCACCTTCGAGTTGGCCAAGAAGAACGAGGACATGTACCTGTTCTCGCCGTATGACGTCGAGCGCGTCTACGGGGTGCCGTTCGCCGACATCTCGGTGACCGAGAAGTACTACGAGATGGTCGACGACAGCCGGATCCGCAAGACCAAGATCAAAGCGCGCGAGTTCTTCCAGACCCTGGCCGAGCTGCAGTTCGAGTCCGGATACCCGTACATCATGTACGAGGATACGGTCAACCGAGCCAACCCCATCGATGGCAAGATCACCCACTCCAACCTGTGCTCGGAGATCCTGCAGGTCTCCACGCCATCGGAGTTCAACGATGACCTGTCCTACAAGAAGATCGGCAAGGACATCTCCTGCAACCTCGGTTCGCTGAACATCGCCAAGGCAATGGACTCGCCGGATTTCGCGCAGACCATCGAGGTGTCGATCCGGGCGCTGACCGCTGTCAGCGATCAAACCCACATCACCTCGGTGCCGTCGATCGAGCAGGGCAACAACGAGTCGCACGCCATCGGCCTCGGGCAGATGAACCTGCACGGCTACCTGGCTCGCGAGCGGATCATGTACGGCTCCGAAGAGGGTGTGGACTTCACCAACATCTACTTCTACACCGTGCTCTATCACGCGCTGCGGGCCTCCAATCGCATTGCGATCGAACGAGGTACGGCGTTCGGTGGATTCGAGAAGTCCAAGTACAAGTCGGGGGAGTTCTTCGACAAGTACACCGAGCAGGTGTGGGAACCCAAGACAGATCGGGTTCGCCGGCTCTTCGCCGATGCCGGCATCCGCATCCCGACCCAGGAGGACTGGAATCGCCTCAAGGCGTCGGTGCAGGAGCACGGCATCTACAACCAGAACCTGCAGGCGGTGCCGCCGACCGGGTCGATCTCCTACATCAACAACTCCACCAGTTCGATCCACCCGGTGGCGAGCAAGATCGAGATCCGCAAGGAAGGCAAGATCGGCCGCGTCTACTATCCGGCGCCATATCTGACCAACGACAACCTGGAGTACTACCAGGACGCGTATGAGATCGGCTACGAGAAGATCATCGACACCTACGCCGCGGCCACTCAGCACGTGGATCAGGGGCTGAGCCTGACGCTGTTCTTCAAGGACACCGCCACCACCCGTGATGTGAACAAGGCGCAGATCTACGCGTGGCGCAAGGGAATCAAGACGCTGTACTACATCCGGCTGCGGCAGATGGCGTTGGAGGGTACCGAGGTGGAGGGCTGCGTCAGCTGCATGCTGTGA
- a CDS encoding DUF5997 family protein — translation MSRPNAQSMKPATAAKKLDVYLPATPAEFQANPITRSELEALQADPPQWLRDLRHNGPHPKNLVAAKLGVSIAGLARGGVTEALTTEQINALLEDKPDWLVAERESYQNVLREERRLKGLRAEQARGD, via the coding sequence ATGAGCAGGCCGAACGCGCAATCCATGAAGCCCGCCACTGCGGCGAAGAAGTTGGACGTGTACCTGCCCGCGACACCCGCGGAGTTCCAGGCCAATCCGATCACCCGGTCCGAACTCGAAGCGCTGCAGGCCGACCCGCCGCAGTGGCTGCGAGACCTGCGACACAACGGCCCGCACCCGAAAAACCTGGTGGCGGCCAAGTTGGGCGTGTCGATCGCCGGTCTCGCGCGAGGCGGGGTCACCGAGGCGCTCACCACCGAACAGATCAACGCCCTGCTCGAGGACAAGCCGGACTGGTTGGTTGCCGAACGGGAGAGCTACCAGAACGTGCTGCGCGAGGAGCGACGGCTGAAGGGATTGCGGGCCGAGCAGGCTCGCGGCGACTAA
- a CDS encoding LysR family transcriptional regulator substrate-binding protein, with protein sequence MTSPCLTVGYVPGVTPAKWARNWAQRHPETPLHLHAVAAADAADAVRTGSTDVSLLRLPTDTSALAVIPLYTETTVVVIPADHFLAAADALSAADLDGEPTLVPLDDVVIWDGAPGAEIEHRPETTAGAIELVAAGTGVLIVPQSLARLHHRKDLTYRPIIDAPACPVALAVPDGPQSAMVEEFIGIVRGRRPGSSRGQSEPAPKRTAREKTLAKQAARVAAGKDSRKPGAAKRGRR encoded by the coding sequence GTGACCTCGCCGTGCCTCACCGTCGGCTACGTCCCCGGTGTGACGCCCGCGAAGTGGGCTCGCAACTGGGCTCAGCGCCATCCGGAGACACCGCTGCACTTACACGCTGTCGCCGCGGCCGACGCGGCCGACGCGGTGCGCACCGGCTCGACCGACGTGTCGTTGCTCCGGTTGCCCACCGACACGTCCGCGCTGGCCGTCATCCCGCTCTACACAGAGACGACCGTGGTGGTGATTCCCGCCGACCACTTCCTCGCTGCCGCCGACGCGCTCAGCGCCGCCGACCTTGACGGCGAACCGACGCTGGTGCCGCTCGACGACGTCGTCATCTGGGACGGTGCACCCGGCGCCGAGATCGAGCACAGGCCCGAAACCACAGCCGGCGCCATCGAACTCGTCGCGGCCGGGACCGGCGTACTCATCGTCCCGCAGTCGCTGGCACGGCTGCATCATCGTAAAGACCTCACATACCGACCCATCATCGACGCGCCGGCCTGCCCGGTGGCCCTGGCGGTCCCCGACGGACCCCAATCGGCAATGGTCGAGGAGTTCATCGGGATCGTGCGCGGCCGCAGACCGGGTTCGTCGCGCGGACAATCGGAGCCGGCGCCGAAACGTACCGCACGGGAGAAAACCCTCGCCAAGCAGGCGGCGCGCGTCGCCGCGGGTAAGGACTCCCGCAAGCCGGGCGCCGCCAAACGCGGACGACGCTGA
- a CDS encoding VOC family protein, translating into MEQRISLITLGVADLARARRFYEQGLGWEPKDAPEGVVFYQLPGIALALFGRDELAEDARHPVDGTFSGITIAINQRTEADVDSVLTQAQSAGAQILKPAERVFWGGYSGYFADPDGHVWEVAFNPQWTINADGTLTM; encoded by the coding sequence ATGGAACAGCGCATCAGCTTGATCACCCTCGGAGTCGCCGACCTGGCGCGTGCCCGCCGGTTCTACGAGCAGGGCCTCGGCTGGGAGCCCAAAGATGCGCCCGAGGGTGTGGTGTTCTATCAGTTGCCCGGTATCGCGTTGGCGTTGTTCGGGCGCGATGAACTCGCCGAAGATGCTCGCCATCCGGTCGACGGCACATTCAGCGGCATCACCATCGCCATCAATCAGCGCACCGAGGCCGACGTGGATTCTGTTCTGACTCAGGCGCAGTCAGCCGGGGCGCAGATTCTCAAGCCGGCCGAGAGGGTGTTCTGGGGCGGCTACTCCGGCTACTTCGCCGACCCGGATGGCCACGTCTGGGAGGTCGCGTTCAACCCGCAGTGGACCATCAACGCCGACGGCACGTTGACCATGTGA
- a CDS encoding NAD(P)/FAD-dependent oxidoreductase: MTQRYDLVIAGGGPSGSAAAWQAAQTGAKVLVCDKAQFPRDKPCGDGLTARAVSYLQKMGLADEVATYHRVNRVTVFSPSRWELSFPKRPGMPDHGHTVSRTHLDTVLLKHAESAGAEIRQGAEVAGPELDASGRVVGVVLKGGEKVLGDAVIAADGAYSPIKRALKIDSKYNGYQAIAIRSEMPANRPDSDSLDIYLKLLFQGDQLPGYGWVFPMGHGMFNIGLGYVNSYKNWQSINATQFLGDFLRTLPPEWELPPIEELKKNKSVRAWRLPMGFTAWPPWRPGVLFTGDSLGAGKPASGAGISKALESGLAAGECAIAALTNGGPDDFTNYAQRMEAAWGREYKRGRYMHKLIGQPRLAAAGVKLIDNAAFRDRMLKALYKKAQGPQHSF, translated from the coding sequence ATGACGCAGCGATACGACCTGGTCATCGCAGGTGGAGGACCGTCAGGTTCGGCCGCCGCGTGGCAGGCCGCGCAGACCGGCGCCAAGGTGCTGGTGTGTGACAAGGCACAGTTCCCCCGCGACAAGCCCTGCGGGGACGGGTTGACCGCCCGTGCGGTCAGCTATCTGCAGAAGATGGGGCTGGCCGACGAGGTCGCCACCTACCACCGGGTCAACCGGGTGACGGTGTTCAGCCCGAGCCGCTGGGAACTGTCTTTCCCGAAGCGCCCCGGCATGCCCGACCACGGCCACACGGTCAGCCGCACGCACCTCGACACGGTGTTGCTCAAGCACGCCGAGTCCGCCGGAGCCGAGATCCGGCAGGGCGCCGAGGTCGCCGGACCGGAGCTCGACGCCAGCGGCCGGGTGGTCGGTGTGGTGCTCAAGGGCGGCGAGAAGGTGCTGGGCGATGCGGTGATCGCCGCCGACGGCGCCTACTCACCGATCAAGCGTGCGTTGAAGATCGACTCGAAGTACAACGGCTATCAGGCGATCGCGATTCGCTCAGAGATGCCGGCCAACCGGCCGGATTCGGACTCGCTGGACATCTATCTCAAACTGCTGTTTCAGGGCGATCAGTTGCCCGGCTATGGCTGGGTGTTCCCGATGGGCCACGGCATGTTCAACATCGGGCTGGGCTATGTGAACAGTTACAAGAACTGGCAGTCGATCAATGCCACCCAGTTCCTCGGCGATTTCCTGCGCACTCTGCCACCGGAGTGGGAACTGCCCCCGATCGAGGAGCTCAAGAAGAACAAGAGTGTGCGCGCATGGCGACTGCCGATGGGTTTCACCGCCTGGCCGCCGTGGCGTCCCGGGGTGCTGTTCACCGGCGACTCGCTGGGTGCGGGCAAGCCGGCGTCAGGCGCCGGGATCTCCAAGGCCCTCGAATCCGGTCTGGCCGCAGGGGAATGCGCGATCGCGGCACTGACCAACGGCGGTCCCGACGACTTCACCAACTACGCGCAACGCATGGAAGCCGCGTGGGGCCGGGAGTACAAGCGTGGCCGCTACATGCACAAGCTGATCGGTCAGCCCAGACTCGCCGCCGCCGGGGTGAAGCTGATCGACAACGCCGCGTTCCGGGACCGGATGCTCAAGGCTCTTTACAAGAAGGCTCAGGGTCCGCAGCACAGCTTCTAA
- a CDS encoding TetR/AcrR family transcriptional regulator yields the protein MRRGSRKRSADEPGAKVDARSERWREHRKKVRSEIVDAAFRAIDQHGPDVSLREIAEEAGTAKPKIYRHFTDKSDLFQAIGQRMRDMLWSAIFPSIDISTDPARAVVYRAVEQYVRLVDAHPNVVRFLMQGRFAEQSESALRAVNEGRGITLAMADMFNNELSDMELDYAAFELAGFATFGAAASATDWWLGSEPESPRRLPSEKFVDYLTTIMVGSINGTCEVLGIRIDPDLPLHEGVRRSEEVA from the coding sequence GTGCGACGAGGGTCGAGGAAACGCTCCGCTGACGAACCGGGTGCCAAGGTCGATGCCCGCAGCGAACGCTGGCGCGAACACCGTAAAAAGGTGCGCTCCGAGATCGTCGACGCCGCATTCCGCGCCATCGACCAGCACGGCCCCGACGTCTCGCTGCGCGAGATCGCCGAGGAGGCCGGCACCGCCAAACCCAAGATCTACCGACACTTCACCGACAAGTCCGATCTGTTCCAGGCGATCGGGCAGCGCATGCGAGACATGCTGTGGTCGGCGATCTTCCCCTCGATAGACATCTCGACCGACCCCGCCCGCGCGGTGGTGTACCGCGCCGTCGAACAGTACGTTCGGTTGGTCGACGCGCATCCCAACGTCGTGCGATTTCTCATGCAGGGCCGCTTCGCCGAGCAGAGCGAGTCGGCGCTGCGCGCGGTCAACGAAGGCCGCGGCATCACGCTGGCGATGGCCGACATGTTCAACAACGAGCTCAGCGACATGGAACTGGACTACGCAGCGTTCGAGCTGGCCGGCTTCGCCACATTCGGCGCTGCCGCCTCGGCCACCGACTGGTGGCTGGGTTCGGAGCCCGAGAGCCCGCGCCGCCTGCCGTCAGAGAAGTTCGTCGACTACCTGACCACCATCATGGTCGGCTCGATCAACGGGACGTGCGAGGTCCTGGGAATCCGGATCGACCCCGACCTGCCGCTGCACGAAGGTGTCAGGCGCTCCGAAGAGGTGGCCTGA